One stretch of Tepidibacter hydrothermalis DNA includes these proteins:
- a CDS encoding glycoside hydrolase family 73 protein, producing the protein MKNKISIVFITASTFFFLLSSILILLLFKSSTPLPDLNNEKFETKDEFIQLIHSKTHYGYKKYNIYPSITIAQAILESNWGDSKLTQTGKNLFGIKASKDYKNKVDFMTNEFVNNKKIEVVQSFRAYDSYSESIKDYTNLLGKAKRYEALRNCKDYKEQAMALYACGYCTDPNYPKKLISIIEKYKLYEYD; encoded by the coding sequence ATGAAAAATAAAATAAGCATAGTTTTTATTACTGCATCAACATTCTTTTTTCTTTTAAGCTCTATACTAATATTATTATTATTTAAATCATCAACACCTCTTCCCGACCTAAACAATGAAAAATTCGAAACAAAAGATGAATTTATACAACTTATACACTCAAAAACTCACTACGGATATAAAAAATACAATATATATCCAAGCATCACAATAGCACAAGCAATTCTTGAAAGTAACTGGGGAGATTCTAAGTTAACGCAAACAGGAAAAAACTTATTTGGAATAAAAGCAAGTAAAGACTATAAAAATAAAGTTGATTTTATGACTAATGAATTTGTAAACAATAAAAAAATAGAAGTAGTTCAAAGTTTTAGAGCTTATGATTCATATTCAGAATCTATTAAAGACTACACTAACTTACTTGGAAAAGCAAAAAGATATGAGGCTTTAAGAAATTGTAAAGATTATAAGGAACAGGCCATGGCACTTTATGCATGCGGCTACTGTACAGATCCAAATTACCCTAAAAAACTTATATCTATAATAGAAAAGTATAAATTATATGAGTACGACTAG
- a CDS encoding alpha/beta hydrolase, with protein MVEEFKVKSDDGVSITVHKWADVEKSRGCILILHGMAEHSLKYDEFSRLLNKNGYIVYGCDHRGHGKTGIEHNQLGHFDENGWDKIVSDIKNIIDYIKKENNKPLILLGHSMGSLLARTCIQEFPEEFSAVILSGTTIGGNFVKRNIGYMISKIYASIYGYNKKAYLMDKLTFGNYNKSFYPNNTEFDWLSSDEDKVDEYTKDSLCGFVCSGGLYVNLLKGVKLTINRDNINKIPKKMPVLIFSGDKDMVGSNSKDVVKLYNAYKRAGIENIDLKIYENGRHEMLNELNRYEVYEYIIRWIGNI; from the coding sequence ATGGTTGAGGAATTTAAGGTCAAAAGCGATGATGGGGTTAGTATTACTGTTCATAAGTGGGCAGATGTAGAAAAATCCAGAGGTTGTATTTTGATACTTCATGGAATGGCTGAACATTCTTTAAAATATGATGAGTTTAGTAGGTTATTAAATAAGAATGGATATATTGTATATGGGTGTGATCATAGAGGGCATGGTAAAACAGGAATAGAACACAATCAATTAGGTCATTTTGATGAAAATGGATGGGATAAAATAGTAAGTGATATAAAGAATATAATAGATTATATAAAAAAAGAGAATAATAAACCTCTTATATTACTTGGACATAGTATGGGATCTTTATTAGCTAGAACTTGTATTCAGGAATTTCCAGAGGAATTTAGCGCTGTTATTTTATCTGGAACAACAATAGGAGGTAATTTTGTAAAAAGAAATATTGGATATATGATATCTAAAATATATGCAAGTATATATGGGTATAATAAAAAAGCATACCTTATGGATAAATTGACTTTTGGAAACTACAATAAATCTTTTTATCCTAATAACACAGAGTTTGATTGGTTATCTTCAGATGAAGATAAGGTGGATGAATATACTAAAGACAGTTTATGTGGATTTGTATGTAGTGGAGGGCTGTATGTTAATTTGTTAAAAGGAGTTAAATTAACTATAAACAGAGATAATATAAATAAGATACCAAAAAAAATGCCTGTATTAATATTTTCAGGAGATAAAGATATGGTTGGATCCAATTCAAAGGATGTAGTAAAACTATATAATGCATATAAAAGAGCAGGTATTGAAAATATAGATTTAAAGATATATGAAAATGGAAGGCATGAAATGTTAAATGAATTAAATAGATATGAAGTGTATGAATATATAATTAGATGGATAGGAAACATATAG
- a CDS encoding endonuclease/exonuclease/phosphatase family protein, protein MFIKLTLRISILLISLFLLFLLAVVITDYKPDGTIRLEVNSNKEKIVKLDNAMSITTFNIGFGGLDKNQDFFMDGGKLSRSYSKEKTYENIEGVSDYLKNKNSDFLFVQEIDEKATRTYYIDERQRINEKLDKYSNTYAYNYKVLWVPVPVRKPHGYVRAGLSSFSKYDISKATRYQLPGKESFERQLFLLDRCFIESRLSIDGSDKEFVLINAHLSAYDKGGVIRKQQLSYLKQHIQNEYDKGNYVLVGGDWNHKIGNTNFKSKVENKWMQDIPSDFKPDTFKWAIDNLTPTVRSLDSPYKEGNNFIETIDGFLVSDNIEVLDVKGENLGFEYSDHNPVTMEFKLK, encoded by the coding sequence ATGTTTATAAAACTTACTTTAAGGATATCTATATTGTTAATAAGTTTATTCTTATTATTCTTATTAGCAGTTGTGATTACAGACTACAAACCAGATGGAACTATTAGACTTGAGGTTAACAGTAATAAAGAAAAAATAGTAAAACTAGATAATGCTATGAGTATAACTACATTTAATATAGGATTTGGAGGACTTGATAAAAATCAAGATTTTTTCATGGATGGAGGTAAGTTGTCAAGGTCATACAGTAAGGAAAAAACGTATGAAAATATAGAAGGAGTATCAGATTATTTGAAAAATAAAAATTCTGATTTTTTATTTGTTCAAGAAATAGATGAAAAGGCTACTAGGACTTATTACATAGACGAACGTCAAAGAATAAATGAAAAGCTTGATAAATATAGTAATACATATGCTTATAACTATAAAGTTTTATGGGTTCCTGTGCCAGTTAGAAAGCCTCATGGATATGTAAGGGCTGGTCTTTCTAGTTTTTCAAAATACGATATAAGTAAGGCTACAAGATATCAGTTACCAGGTAAAGAGAGTTTTGAAAGACAGTTATTTTTATTGGATAGATGTTTTATAGAAAGTAGACTTAGTATAGACGGTTCAGATAAAGAGTTTGTCTTAATAAATGCACATTTATCAGCTTATGATAAGGGTGGGGTAATAAGAAAACAACAATTATCTTATCTTAAACAACATATACAAAACGAGTATGACAAAGGAAATTATGTTTTAGTAGGAGGAGACTGGAATCACAAAATAGGTAATACAAATTTTAAAAGCAAGGTAGAAAATAAGTGGATGCAAGATATTCCTAGTGATTTTAAGCCTGACACATTTAAATGGGCTATAGATAATTTAACTCCAACTGTAAGAAGTCTTGATTCTCCTTATAAAGAAGGAAATAACTTCATTGAAACTATAGATGGATTTTTGGTTTCTGATAATATAGAAGTACTAGATGTAAAGGGAGAAAATTTAGGGTTTGAGTACAGTGATCATAATCCTGTAACTATGGAGTTTAAATTGAAGTAG
- a CDS encoding ATP-dependent Clp protease ATP-binding subunit: MKLCSKCNKNIAVVFTSTVENGKSEMKGLCIECAKKSGLPIIDQLMQQTGMNEEDIENLTGQMNSVIEGMDLDDLDESSMFSKMMNSAMPKNEEDKEDIDIEEDSNEKTGKKNKKKKQKDKHLRQYGTNLTEKAKNNEVDRIIGRNREIDRAIQILNRRNKNNPILIGEPGVGKTAIAEGLAVRIVQKEVPAKLFDAQIYLLDLTAVIAGTQFRGQFEGRMKNIIKEAKENENVILVIDEIHNIMGAGEVQGGAMNAANILKPSLAKGEIQLIGATTLEEYKKHIEKDAALERRFQPVLVEEPTVDETIEILKGIKGYYEDYHNVKISDEVIVAATNLSKRYITDRFLPDKAIDIIDEVGSRANLKNQGLIEIQALKEELEKVQIEREEASNSNDYEKAAECKMKECKIEEDIKNIEQTCSDTEITVEDVAFVIESWTKIPVQKITQSEATKLLNLENRLHKRVIGQHNAITSISKAIRRNRSGFRKKKKPSSFIFVGPTGVGKTELVKTLAVELFGSEESLIRIDMSEYMEKHTVSKLIGAPPGYVGYDQGGQLTEKIRRKPYSVILLDEIEKAHQDVFNMLLQILEDGRLTDSQGRTVFFENSVIIMTSNAGTNFKTSSIGFNNDGYDELENRVNDALKKIFRPEFLNRIDETIVFTKLDKEELSQIVELMITEVVEEAKEKDMSISISDEVKDFILKKGYDDKYGARPLRRTIQKYIEDDIAEKYLKGELNEGACINIEMKDGKIYIS; this comes from the coding sequence ATGAAATTATGTTCAAAGTGTAATAAGAATATAGCCGTTGTATTTACATCTACGGTTGAAAATGGTAAATCAGAGATGAAAGGCTTATGTATAGAATGTGCTAAAAAAAGCGGTCTTCCAATAATAGATCAGTTAATGCAACAAACTGGGATGAATGAAGAAGATATAGAAAATTTAACAGGACAGATGAATTCAGTAATAGAGGGCATGGATTTAGATGATTTGGATGAAAGTAGTATGTTCTCGAAGATGATGAACAGTGCAATGCCGAAAAATGAAGAAGATAAAGAAGACATAGACATTGAAGAAGATTCTAATGAAAAAACAGGTAAAAAAAATAAAAAGAAAAAACAAAAGGATAAACATCTTAGACAATATGGAACTAACTTAACTGAAAAAGCAAAAAATAATGAAGTTGATAGAATAATTGGAAGAAATAGAGAAATAGATAGAGCAATACAGATATTAAATAGAAGAAATAAAAATAATCCTATATTAATAGGAGAGCCTGGAGTTGGTAAAACTGCTATAGCCGAGGGGCTTGCAGTTAGAATAGTTCAAAAAGAGGTTCCAGCAAAATTATTTGATGCTCAGATATATCTTCTAGATTTAACTGCTGTTATTGCTGGAACTCAGTTTAGAGGTCAATTTGAAGGTAGAATGAAAAACATAATAAAGGAAGCAAAAGAAAATGAGAATGTTATACTAGTGATAGATGAGATACATAATATTATGGGTGCAGGTGAAGTCCAAGGTGGAGCAATGAATGCTGCAAACATATTGAAGCCATCACTTGCTAAAGGAGAAATTCAATTAATAGGAGCTACAACTCTTGAAGAATATAAAAAACATATAGAAAAGGATGCAGCTCTTGAAAGAAGATTTCAGCCTGTATTAGTTGAGGAGCCTACTGTTGATGAGACTATAGAAATTTTAAAAGGTATAAAAGGATATTATGAGGATTATCATAATGTTAAAATATCTGATGAAGTAATAGTTGCAGCAACGAATCTATCAAAGAGGTACATAACAGATAGATTTTTACCTGATAAAGCTATAGACATAATAGATGAGGTTGGTTCAAGAGCTAATTTAAAGAATCAAGGACTTATAGAGATACAAGCTTTAAAAGAAGAATTAGAAAAGGTTCAAATAGAAAGAGAAGAAGCATCAAATAGCAATGATTATGAAAAAGCAGCAGAGTGTAAGATGAAGGAATGTAAGATAGAAGAAGATATTAAAAATATAGAACAAACGTGTTCAGATACAGAGATTACAGTAGAGGATGTCGCTTTTGTTATAGAGTCTTGGACTAAGATACCAGTTCAAAAGATTACTCAATCAGAGGCTACTAAACTATTGAATTTAGAAAATAGACTTCATAAAAGAGTAATAGGTCAGCACAATGCTATTACAAGCATATCAAAGGCTATAAGACGTAATCGCTCTGGATTTAGAAAAAAGAAAAAACCATCATCATTCATATTTGTAGGACCTACTGGGGTTGGTAAAACTGAGCTTGTAAAAACGTTGGCAGTGGAACTATTTGGAAGTGAGGAATCTCTTATAAGAATAGACATGTCAGAATATATGGAAAAACATACGGTTTCAAAATTAATAGGAGCTCCTCCAGGATATGTTGGGTATGATCAAGGTGGACAATTAACAGAAAAAATAAGAAGAAAACCTTATTCTGTTATACTTTTAGATGAAATAGAAAAGGCTCATCAAGATGTATTTAATATGTTACTTCAAATACTTGAAGATGGAAGACTTACTGATAGTCAAGGTAGAACTGTATTCTTTGAAAATAGTGTTATAATAATGACTTCTAATGCTGGAACTAACTTTAAAACAAGTTCTATAGGATTTAATAATGATGGCTATGATGAACTTGAGAATAGAGTTAATGATGCTTTAAAGAAGATATTTAGACCAGAATTTTTAAATAGAATAGATGAGACTATAGTGTTTACTAAGCTTGATAAGGAGGAATTATCTCAAATAGTAGAATTGATGATAACTGAGGTAGTTGAAGAAGCTAAGGAAAAGGATATGAGTATAAGTATTTCTGATGAGGTTAAAGACT
- a CDS encoding YbgA family protein, giving the protein MKEFTTPNIVLSKCIEHDNCRYDGSKINNNFIKSLQSHVNFLPVCPETSIGLSTPRDTLRLVLKDDTENLNLVFSKDGNDLTEKMNSFSHSFLKDISDKDIDGFILKSRSPSCGIKDVKVYKCHGKSPSLSNKGMGLFASKIHEYFPDITIEDEGRLTNFNIRQHFLTKIFTKADFKNVENDKSIKSLIDFQSKNKYLLMAHSPGYLKKMGKLTANTDSRDISDIIKDYKVYLNKALSIPSKPNRNINMLLHLFGYFSKHLSFSEKAFFLETLEKYNDKKIPFCVPLTMINSWVMRFENEYLHDQTIFEPFPSELIQTRDSGKTI; this is encoded by the coding sequence ATGAAAGAGTTTACAACTCCTAATATAGTGCTAAGTAAATGTATAGAACACGATAATTGTAGATATGATGGTTCTAAAATAAACAACAACTTTATAAAAAGTCTACAATCTCATGTTAATTTTCTTCCTGTATGCCCTGAAACTAGTATAGGTCTTTCTACTCCTCGAGACACCTTAAGGCTAGTTTTAAAAGATGATACAGAGAATCTTAATTTAGTTTTTTCTAAAGACGGAAATGATTTAACTGAAAAAATGAATTCATTTTCCCACTCCTTTTTAAAAGACATATCTGATAAGGACATAGATGGATTCATTTTAAAGAGTCGTTCTCCCTCTTGCGGCATAAAAGATGTTAAAGTTTATAAATGTCATGGCAAATCTCCTTCTCTTTCAAACAAAGGTATGGGATTATTTGCAAGCAAAATACATGAATACTTTCCTGATATAACTATTGAGGATGAAGGAAGACTTACTAACTTTAATATAAGACAACATTTTTTGACGAAGATATTCACAAAAGCAGATTTTAAAAATGTAGAAAATGACAAAAGCATAAAATCTCTTATAGATTTTCAAAGTAAAAATAAATATCTATTGATGGCTCACAGTCCTGGATATTTAAAAAAGATGGGGAAATTAACTGCTAATACAGATTCAAGGGATATATCAGATATAATAAAAGATTATAAAGTATATCTTAATAAAGCTTTGTCTATACCTTCTAAGCCAAATAGAAATATAAATATGCTACTTCACTTATTCGGGTATTTTTCAAAACATTTATCTTTTAGTGAAAAAGCTTTTTTCCTAGAAACACTAGAAAAATACAACGATAAAAAAATACCATTTTGTGTTCCTTTAACTATGATAAATTCTTGGGTTATGAGATTTGAAAACGAATATTTGCACGATCAGACTATATTTGAACCATTCCCTAGTGAATTAATACAGACTAGAGATTCGGGAAAAACTATTTAA
- a CDS encoding permease produces the protein MNGLIKKYKLFLGMIIVILVLYIFNKDLGVKAINISAYSFKEMLFVIPPVFILLGLLDIWVPREIMIKYMGENSGIKGVFLSIILGSAAAGPLYGAFPVAAVFMKKGVKFTNILIFIGAWSTTKIPMFLFEMSALGVKFAVTRLLIDIPGIIIIAYILLLFVSKKEIKEIYKKAESI, from the coding sequence ATGAATGGATTAATAAAAAAATATAAATTGTTTTTAGGTATGATTATAGTTATATTGGTGTTGTATATTTTTAATAAAGATTTAGGGGTAAAAGCAATAAATATATCTGCTTATAGCTTTAAAGAAATGTTATTTGTAATACCACCTGTATTTATTCTTTTAGGCCTTTTGGATATATGGGTTCCTAGGGAAATAATGATAAAATATATGGGAGAAAATTCAGGAATAAAAGGAGTTTTCCTTTCTATCATATTAGGTTCTGCAGCAGCAGGACCGTTATATGGAGCATTTCCAGTAGCAGCAGTATTTATGAAGAAAGGCGTTAAATTTACAAATATATTGATATTTATTGGAGCTTGGTCAACAACTAAGATACCTATGTTTTTATTTGAAATGTCTGCACTTGGAGTTAAATTTGCAGTTACTAGACTTTTAATTGATATACCAGGGATTATAATTATAGCTTATATTTTACTTTTGTTTGTTTCAAAAAAAGAAATAAAAGAGATTTATAAAAAAGCAGAATCTATATAG
- a CDS encoding DNA polymerase IV: MSRKIIHVDMDAFFASVEQVDNPSLKGKPVIVGGRTSKGVVCTCSYEARKYGVRSAMPGFIAAKKCPNGIFLPVRHSRYKEVSNQVFDILYSITDIVEPLSIDEAYLDVSDIDTPSIEIAQYIKNEVFKKTGLTISVGISHNKYLAKLASDWNKPDGIKIISEEMVPEILRPLSIKTVYGIGKKTIDKLNNIGVYTVNDLLNLPKDYFVELFSNQSWELYNRLLGIDNRPVQPNRETKSLGRETTLSSNTDDIDYLNHFLLLFSKDISYTLKKQNILSKTITIKIKTSDFSSHTKSKTIHHYTDSDDEIYSIACNLLKEINIHDNIRLIGLSVSNLSDKKIEQLTFLR, encoded by the coding sequence ATGAGTCGTAAAATTATACATGTTGATATGGATGCTTTTTTTGCAAGTGTAGAACAAGTAGATAATCCTTCTCTTAAGGGTAAACCGGTTATAGTTGGAGGTAGAACTAGCAAGGGAGTTGTTTGTACATGTTCTTATGAAGCTAGAAAGTATGGAGTTAGATCTGCTATGCCAGGATTTATAGCTGCTAAAAAATGTCCTAATGGAATCTTTTTGCCTGTTAGACATTCAAGATATAAAGAGGTTTCAAATCAAGTGTTTGATATCTTGTATAGCATAACCGACATCGTAGAACCTTTATCAATAGATGAAGCTTATTTAGATGTATCTGATATAGATACCCCTTCAATTGAAATAGCACAATATATAAAAAATGAAGTTTTTAAGAAAACAGGACTTACTATATCAGTTGGAATATCTCATAATAAATATCTAGCAAAACTTGCATCTGACTGGAATAAACCAGATGGAATTAAGATTATAAGTGAAGAAATGGTACCCGAAATATTAAGACCACTTTCTATAAAAACAGTATATGGTATAGGAAAAAAAACAATAGATAAGCTAAACAATATAGGAGTATATACAGTAAATGATTTATTAAATCTTCCAAAAGACTATTTTGTAGAATTGTTTTCTAATCAATCTTGGGAACTTTACAATAGACTCTTAGGTATAGACAATAGACCTGTTCAACCAAATCGTGAAACAAAATCCTTAGGAAGAGAAACCACCTTGTCCTCAAATACAGATGATATAGACTATCTTAATCACTTCTTATTATTATTTAGTAAAGATATCTCTTATACACTAAAAAAACAAAATATATTATCAAAAACTATAACAATTAAAATAAAAACATCAGATTTTTCTAGTCATACAAAGAGTAAAACCATACATCATTATACAGATTCTGATGATGAGATATACTCTATAGCGTGCAATTTATTAAAAGAAATAAACATACACGATAATATAAGACTAATAGGTCTTAGTGTGTCAAACCTATCTGATAAAAAAATAGAACAACTTACTTTTTTGCGCTAA
- a CDS encoding APC family permease — MKKKIGLWDLVFMNVSALFGIRWIAKSTATSFGLGLGAIPAWVVFTFIFFVPAALICAELAATYKSDGGLYEWVKEAYGEKWGFMVSWLNWTAKIFWYSSFLAFFTINMSYTIGKPELASNKMFVLIVSLVLFWVLSFISTRGMGFAKVFTSVGALGSTVPAVLLIVMGFVSVFVFKNEPASTYTVSTLMPKLNMDSLCAISGVMFGLAGAETTANFVTEMDNAEKNFPKAILIAAALVSGLYVVGSVAVTMILPTDQITASEGILVALSTVASTLGIGPWFIKIVAFGISVSVLGAIILYIASPIKMLFGSVRKGIFPQKLTKVNDANIPVNAVIFQAVLVSITLLATNLLPSVDTIYNVLVTMTALTALFPYVILFASYIKLRKTRLNEVRPYQISKNNSKAISIAYMVLTITIAGIVLSAAPVMSTFKENLIYETQMIGGGVLVIVIGLMIWNNFVKRTGFKEGCEEIKKIS; from the coding sequence ATGAAGAAAAAAATAGGATTGTGGGATTTAGTATTTATGAATGTATCAGCGCTGTTTGGAATAAGATGGATAGCAAAGTCTACTGCAACTAGTTTTGGTCTTGGACTTGGTGCTATACCAGCATGGGTTGTTTTTACATTTATATTCTTTGTACCAGCTGCTCTTATATGTGCAGAACTTGCAGCTACATATAAAAGTGATGGGGGTCTTTATGAATGGGTAAAAGAGGCTTATGGTGAAAAATGGGGATTCATGGTATCATGGCTTAATTGGACAGCTAAGATATTTTGGTATTCATCATTTTTGGCGTTTTTCACAATCAATATGTCATATACTATAGGAAAACCAGAACTTGCAAGTAATAAAATGTTTGTACTTATAGTTTCTTTAGTTTTATTTTGGGTTTTATCTTTTATTAGTACTAGAGGTATGGGTTTTGCAAAGGTTTTCACAAGTGTTGGGGCTTTAGGTTCAACAGTTCCGGCTGTACTTTTAATTGTTATGGGATTTGTATCTGTATTCGTATTTAAAAATGAACCAGCTTCTACATACACGGTATCTACATTAATGCCTAAATTAAATATGGATAGTTTGTGTGCTATTTCGGGAGTAATGTTTGGTTTAGCTGGAGCTGAAACTACAGCAAACTTTGTTACTGAAATGGATAATGCTGAAAAGAATTTTCCAAAGGCTATTTTAATTGCAGCTGCACTTGTTTCAGGACTTTATGTTGTAGGGTCAGTAGCTGTTACTATGATTCTTCCAACTGATCAAATTACAGCTTCAGAAGGTATATTGGTGGCACTTTCAACAGTTGCTTCAACTCTTGGAATAGGTCCTTGGTTCATAAAGATTGTAGCTTTTGGTATATCTGTATCAGTATTAGGTGCTATAATACTTTACATAGCTTCTCCAATAAAGATGTTATTTGGAAGTGTAAGAAAAGGAATATTCCCTCAAAAATTAACTAAAGTTAATGATGCAAATATTCCTGTGAATGCAGTTATTTTTCAAGCTGTACTTGTAAGTATTACTTTATTAGCTACAAATTTACTACCTTCTGTAGATACTATATATAATGTACTTGTTACAATGACTGCTTTAACAGCATTATTTCCATATGTAATATTATTTGCTTCTTATATTAAATTAAGAAAGACTAGATTGAATGAAGTTAGACCGTATCAAATTTCAAAAAACAATTCAAAAGCAATAAGTATAGCTTATATGGTTCTTACAATTACTATAGCTGGAATTGTATTATCAGCAGCACCAGTTATGTCAACATTTAAAGAAAACTTAATATATGAAACACAAATGATAGGTGGAGGCGTACTAGTAATTGTAATAGGATTAATGATTTGGAATAACTTTGTTAAAAGAACAGGATTTAAAGAAGGTTGTGAAGAAATAAAGAAAATATCTTAA
- a CDS encoding DUF1284 domain-containing protein: protein MKLRAHHILCIQGYMGNGYDKNFTNNMDQIVKHLKSNPKSKVTIIDSIDCICSKCPNTINNTHCQTQDKVKTLDLNVINLLNIQKNKTYTYDDILDILSTNLSIDKFNRICSNCQWFEYGYCKDALSKLLKIT, encoded by the coding sequence ATGAAACTAAGAGCTCATCATATACTTTGTATTCAAGGATATATGGGAAATGGATACGACAAAAATTTTACTAATAATATGGATCAGATAGTTAAACACTTAAAATCAAATCCAAAATCAAAAGTTACCATTATAGATTCTATAGATTGTATATGTTCTAAGTGTCCAAATACTATAAATAATACACATTGCCAAACTCAAGATAAAGTAAAGACACTAGATTTAAATGTAATAAATTTACTCAATATACAAAAAAATAAAACCTATACGTACGATGATATTTTAGATATATTATCGACTAATCTATCAATAGATAAATTCAACCGTATCTGCAGTAACTGTCAATGGTTTGAATATGGTTACTGCAAAGATGCCTTGTCCAAACTTTTAAAAATCACATAA
- a CDS encoding M24 family metallopeptidase, with product MNKERIDKVLKEMENKNIPQMLVSDPAAIFYLTGKWIHPGERMLALYLNINKNHKLFINELFPVNEDLGVEKVWFNDTQDAVEMVSKYVDKEKTMGVDKNWPARFLLRLMELEGGSKFVNGSMILDRVRMCKDNQEKDFMREASRLNDIAVEKMIESVSKDYSEKKMTQVLGNIYEEIGANGFSFDPIIAYGENAANPHHEPGNSILKEGDSIIIDIGCVKDSYCSDMTRTVFYKSVSDKAKEVYNTVLEANKKAISVVKPGAKFSDIDLAARNYIEDAGYGKYFTHRTGHSIGIETHDFGDVSSVNHDEVAPGMIFSIEPGIYIPGEVGVRIEDLVLVTEDGCEILNKYSKDLKVIG from the coding sequence ATGAACAAAGAAAGAATAGATAAAGTGTTAAAAGAAATGGAAAATAAAAATATACCTCAGATGTTGGTTTCAGATCCTGCTGCTATTTTCTATTTAACAGGAAAATGGATTCATCCAGGAGAGAGAATGTTAGCTCTTTATTTAAATATAAATAAAAATCACAAATTATTTATAAATGAATTATTTCCTGTAAATGAAGATTTAGGTGTTGAAAAGGTATGGTTCAATGACACTCAAGATGCTGTAGAGATGGTATCAAAGTATGTAGATAAAGAAAAGACTATGGGTGTTGATAAAAACTGGCCAGCTCGTTTCTTATTAAGACTTATGGAACTTGAAGGCGGAAGTAAGTTTGTTAATGGATCTATGATATTAGATAGAGTTAGAATGTGCAAGGATAATCAGGAAAAAGATTTTATGAGAGAGGCATCAAGACTTAATGATATAGCAGTAGAGAAAATGATTGAATCTGTATCAAAAGATTATTCTGAGAAGAAAATGACTCAGGTTTTAGGAAATATATATGAAGAAATAGGTGCTAATGGATTTTCATTTGATCCTATTATAGCTTATGGTGAGAATGCAGCAAACCCTCATCATGAACCAGGTAATTCTATACTTAAAGAAGGGGACAGTATAATTATAGATATTGGATGTGTTAAAGATTCTTATTGTTCTGATATGACAAGAACAGTATTTTATAAGTCTGTATCTGATAAAGCTAAAGAAGTTTATAATACTGTTTTAGAGGCTAATAAAAAGGCTATATCAGTAGTTAAGCCTGGTGCTAAATTTAGTGATATAGACTTAGCTGCTAGAAATTATATAGAGGATGCAGGATATGGAAAGTATTTTACACATAGAACAGGACATTCAATAGGTATAGAAACTCATGACTTTGGAGATGTTTCATCTGTAAACCATGATGAAGTAGCACCTGGAATGATATTCTCAATAGAGCCAGGAATATATATACCTGGAGAGGTTGGAGTTAGAATAGAGGATTTAGTACTTGTTACTGAAGATGGATGTGAAATCCTTAATAAATATAGTAAGGATCTTAAGGTAATCGGATAA
- a CDS encoding helix-turn-helix domain-containing protein, giving the protein MVNEISEKIRDLRKEKKLTLKELSERTGLSVSFLSQVENNTSSLAITSLKKIADALCIPIVHFFKNPHKHNFLVKSEEKNPFKIEGSNSEFTRLSGDFSERCLESVMVIIPPKEKHGHKFNHPGEEFIHVLDGAIIVDLDGKEYLVKSGDSFHFPSTIPHILINPLDQPAKLLTVVTPIIF; this is encoded by the coding sequence ATGGTCAACGAAATCTCTGAAAAAATTCGAGATCTTAGAAAAGAAAAAAAATTAACCTTGAAAGAACTAAGCGAAAGAACAGGTTTATCAGTTAGCTTCCTCTCTCAAGTAGAAAACAATACATCTTCATTAGCTATCACATCTTTAAAAAAAATCGCTGATGCTTTATGTATTCCAATAGTTCATTTTTTTAAAAATCCACACAAGCACAATTTTTTAGTAAAATCTGAAGAAAAAAATCCATTCAAAATAGAAGGTTCTAATTCAGAGTTCACAAGACTTAGTGGTGATTTTTCAGAAAGATGTCTAGAATCTGTAATGGTTATTATCCCCCCTAAAGAAAAACACGGTCATAAATTCAATCATCCAGGGGAAGAATTTATTCATGTACTAGATGGTGCAATAATAGTAGATTTAGATGGAAAAGAATATTTAGTTAAATCAGGAGATTCTTTTCATTTTCCATCAACAATACCTCACATCTTAATTAATCCATTAGATCAACCAGCTAAGCTATTAACAGTTGTAACACCTATAATTTTCTAA